A portion of the Pseudomonas sp. GR 6-02 genome contains these proteins:
- a CDS encoding DUF721 domain-containing protein, producing MAFRPLTARAPAVLLREAKPLKAIFGHAQRLGHLQRLVESQLQPAAREHCHVASWREGSLLLIVTDGHWATRLRYQQKRLQRQLQLFDEFASLTRILFKVQPPTVQQGAAGHTMDLSTDAAATIQATADGITDPNLRAALERLAAHAKPKS from the coding sequence ATGGCATTTCGCCCTCTCACGGCCAGAGCACCCGCCGTTCTGCTTCGCGAAGCCAAACCGCTGAAAGCCATCTTTGGCCACGCTCAACGCCTGGGTCATTTGCAACGTCTGGTGGAAAGCCAGCTGCAACCGGCCGCCCGCGAGCATTGCCATGTGGCGTCGTGGCGCGAAGGCAGTTTATTGCTGATTGTCACCGACGGTCACTGGGCCACCCGCCTGCGTTATCAACAAAAGCGTCTGCAACGCCAGTTACAGCTGTTCGACGAGTTCGCCAGCCTGACGCGGATCCTGTTCAAGGTGCAGCCACCGACCGTTCAGCAAGGAGCGGCTGGGCATACCATGGATTTGTCGACGGATGCCGCGGCGACCATTCAAGCGACGGCTGACGGGATTACCGACCCGAATCTAAGGGCGGCGCTGGAGCGCCTTGCGGCGCACGCAAAACCTAAATCCTGA
- a CDS encoding glycosyltransferase family 4 protein, producing the protein MFIVHIADITMFYAPASGGVRTYLDAKHRRLGIKPGICHSLLIPGAHLSEQDGVYTVPAPALPFGKGYRFPLRLGPWRNVLRDLQPDLIEVGDPYLTAWAALDAKRQLDVPVIGFYHSDLPMLVSNRMGNWVTPNVEAYVSKLYGNFDRVLAPSQVMADKLIGLGVKNVFVQPLGVDLQTFNPSVRDPGLRAELGIDENTHLLIFAGRGSKEKNLPVLLNCMKRLGRRYHLLLVGSSMPTLVPRNVTVLDEFCPAAQVARLMASADALVHAGDQETFGLVVLEAMASGIPVVAVAAGAFQEIVTDQCGLLCAPNNPVAMANTVRELFSQGSAALGKQARRHVEQHYAWDTVVHSLLGHYHAVLGTQWPLIANG; encoded by the coding sequence ATGTTCATCGTGCATATCGCTGACATAACCATGTTCTACGCCCCTGCCAGCGGTGGCGTGCGCACGTATCTGGATGCCAAGCACCGTCGTTTGGGCATCAAACCCGGCATTTGCCATAGCCTGCTGATCCCAGGGGCGCATTTGAGTGAACAGGATGGTGTCTATACGGTTCCGGCCCCCGCCCTGCCCTTCGGCAAGGGTTATCGCTTCCCCCTCCGTCTCGGGCCGTGGCGCAATGTTCTGCGAGATTTACAACCCGATCTGATTGAAGTCGGCGACCCTTACCTGACCGCCTGGGCCGCTTTGGACGCCAAGCGCCAACTCGATGTGCCGGTAATCGGTTTTTATCACTCCGACCTGCCGATGCTGGTCAGCAATCGCATGGGCAACTGGGTTACACCCAATGTCGAGGCTTATGTCAGCAAGCTCTACGGCAACTTCGACCGGGTTCTGGCGCCAAGCCAGGTCATGGCCGACAAACTGATCGGGTTGGGGGTGAAGAACGTTTTCGTACAGCCCTTGGGCGTCGACCTGCAAACGTTCAACCCCAGCGTTCGGGATCCAGGCCTGCGGGCCGAATTGGGCATCGATGAAAACACTCACCTGCTGATCTTCGCCGGCCGCGGCTCCAAGGAAAAAAACCTGCCGGTGCTGCTCAACTGCATGAAACGCCTGGGGCGTCGCTACCACTTGCTGCTGGTGGGCTCGTCGATGCCGACCCTGGTGCCGCGCAATGTCACCGTCCTCGATGAATTCTGCCCGGCAGCGCAAGTCGCACGCCTGATGGCCAGCGCCGACGCGCTGGTGCATGCCGGCGACCAGGAAACCTTTGGCCTGGTGGTTCTCGAAGCCATGGCCAGTGGCATTCCCGTGGTGGCCGTGGCGGCCGGGGCTTTCCAGGAGATTGTCACCGATCAATGCGGCTTGCTCTGCGCGCCGAACAATCCAGTGGCGATGGCCAACACCGTTCGCGAACTGTTCAGCCAAGGCAGCGCCGCGTTGGGCAAACAGGCCCGACGGCATGTCGAGCAACATTACGCCTGGGACACCGTGGTCCACAGCCTGCTGGGGCACTATCACGCCGTACTCGGCACGCAATGGCCGCTGATCGCCAATGGCTGA
- a CDS encoding glutathione S-transferase family protein, giving the protein MSLHLIIGDKLYSSWSLRAALALDLTGASYTEELIKLNQPDTRARVLKHSPTGKVPLLKSEHGTIADSLAIAEYLAEQFPDAGLWPKDTAARAQARSACAQMHSGFFAMRGNMPFDLSHNAPLVPTPPDVQAEIERMLALWAECRAAATEAGPFLFGGATLADAFFAPIAVRLRTYQVKLPEVDAAYVETIYQWPAFKAWQKAGLEEVGQ; this is encoded by the coding sequence ATGAGCCTCCACCTGATCATCGGCGACAAACTGTATTCTTCCTGGTCCCTGCGCGCCGCGCTGGCCCTCGACCTGACCGGCGCGTCCTACACCGAAGAACTGATCAAGCTGAACCAGCCGGACACCCGCGCACGCGTGCTCAAGCATTCGCCGACCGGGAAAGTCCCGCTGCTGAAAAGCGAACACGGCACCATCGCCGATTCGCTGGCGATTGCCGAGTACCTGGCCGAGCAATTCCCCGATGCCGGCCTCTGGCCCAAAGACACCGCCGCCCGAGCCCAAGCGCGTTCGGCTTGCGCGCAGATGCACAGCGGTTTCTTCGCCATGCGCGGCAACATGCCGTTCGACCTGAGCCACAATGCGCCGTTGGTGCCGACTCCGCCTGACGTTCAGGCCGAGATCGAGCGCATGCTGGCGTTGTGGGCTGAATGTCGTGCGGCCGCGACTGAAGCCGGCCCGTTCCTGTTCGGTGGCGCGACCCTGGCCGATGCGTTTTTCGCACCGATCGCCGTCCGCCTGCGCACCTATCAAGTGAAGCTGCCCGAGGTCGATGCAGCCTATGTCGAAACCATTTACCAATGGCCAGCTTTCAAGGCCTGGCAGAAGGCAGGTCTGGAGGAGGTCGGGCAGTGA
- a CDS encoding methyl-accepting chemotaxis protein has product MFNSDQQASRTSSVAAAINQLGAAAQEIARNAAQASNQASDARSLAEDGQQVVDRSIAAMNQLSSMLSASSTNIESLNSKTVNIGQILEVITSISQQTNLLALNAAIEAARAGEAGRGFAVVADEVRNLAHRTQESAQQVQTMIEELQVGARESVSTMSDSQRHSQDSVEIANLAGERLNSVTLRIGEIDGMNQSVATATEEQTAVVESINVDITEINTLNQEGVENLQSTLRACSDLEQQASRLKQLVGSFRI; this is encoded by the coding sequence ATGTTCAACTCCGACCAGCAAGCTTCGCGCACCAGCAGCGTCGCCGCGGCCATCAACCAGCTCGGCGCCGCGGCTCAGGAAATCGCCCGTAACGCCGCCCAGGCATCGAATCAGGCCAGTGATGCCCGCAGCCTGGCCGAAGACGGCCAGCAAGTGGTGGATCGCAGCATTGCCGCGATGAATCAGCTGTCGAGCATGCTCAGCGCTTCGAGCACCAACATCGAATCGCTGAACAGCAAAACCGTGAACATCGGGCAGATTCTCGAAGTGATCACCAGCATTTCCCAGCAAACCAACCTGCTGGCGCTCAACGCCGCCATCGAAGCAGCGCGGGCCGGTGAAGCCGGGCGCGGTTTTGCCGTGGTGGCCGACGAGGTACGCAACCTGGCGCACCGCACACAGGAGTCGGCGCAACAGGTGCAGACCATGATCGAGGAGCTGCAAGTCGGCGCCCGTGAATCCGTCAGCACCATGAGCGACAGCCAGCGCCACAGCCAGGACAGCGTGGAAATCGCCAACCTGGCGGGCGAGCGCCTGAACAGCGTGACGTTGCGCATCGGCGAAATCGACGGCATGAACCAGTCGGTGGCCACGGCGACCGAGGAACAGACGGCGGTGGTGGAGTCGATCAACGTGGACATCACCGAGATCAACACGCTGAACCAGGAAGGCGTGGAAAACCTGCAATCGACCCTGCGGGCGTGCTCGGACCTTGAGCAACAGGCTTCTCGATTGAAGCAATTGGTAGGCAGTTTCCGTATCTAG
- a CDS encoding DUF2334 domain-containing protein yields the protein MAEPMNTPSLLLVLHDVAPQTWPDYQAFVEAVDALGTVPMTWLVVPNFHKHDDLDAHPEFRRLLSRRVARGDELVLHGYYHCDEGPIPTTPRDWFMRRIYTHEGEFYDLPLDAALARLRAGIEVFHRYNWPLEGFVAPAWLMSEGTRQALRQLPLRYTSDSQHLYRLPDFTAIDAPGLVWSARSAWRRGLSKIVSDQREQRWRQAPVIRLGLHPVDMRHEFSRQYWLQTLKRLLDEGRVPMTKAGWLKLQRDPIGRAA from the coding sequence ATGGCTGAGCCCATGAACACACCCAGTCTGTTGTTGGTGCTACACGACGTTGCACCGCAGACCTGGCCCGATTACCAGGCCTTCGTCGAAGCCGTCGACGCACTGGGTACAGTGCCGATGACCTGGCTGGTGGTGCCGAATTTCCACAAACATGACGACCTTGACGCACATCCGGAGTTTCGACGTTTGCTGAGCCGTCGCGTCGCTCGCGGCGACGAACTGGTACTGCACGGTTACTACCATTGCGATGAAGGGCCGATTCCCACCACTCCCCGAGACTGGTTCATGCGCAGGATCTATACCCATGAAGGCGAGTTCTATGACCTGCCTCTAGACGCCGCCCTCGCCCGCCTGCGCGCCGGAATCGAGGTATTCCATCGCTACAACTGGCCGCTCGAAGGCTTTGTCGCCCCCGCCTGGCTGATGAGCGAAGGCACCCGTCAGGCGTTGCGTCAGTTACCGCTGCGCTACACCAGCGATTCGCAGCACCTGTATCGTCTGCCGGATTTCACTGCGATCGACGCCCCAGGCCTGGTCTGGAGCGCACGCAGCGCCTGGCGCCGTGGCCTGTCGAAAATCGTCAGCGATCAGCGCGAACAGCGCTGGCGCCAGGCGCCGGTGATTCGTCTCGGCCTGCACCCGGTGGACATGCGACATGAGTTCTCGCGTCAATATTGGCTGCAAACGCTCAAGCGCTTGCTCGACGAGGGCCGTGTGCCGATGACCAAGGCCGGTTGGTTGAAACTGCAACGCGACCCCATCGGTCGCGCAGCATGA
- a CDS encoding helicase HerA-like domain-containing protein, whose amino-acid sequence MPDSSQLVIGADLAGQPIAQAMRLANRHGLVAGATGTGKTVTLQRLAEAFSDAGVAVFAADIKGDLCGLGAAGNPQGKVAERIAGMPWLNHKPQAYPVTLWDIHGQSGHPLRTTLSEMGPLLLGSLLELTDSQQSALYAAFKVADREGLLLLDLKDLKALLNHLRDNPELLGDDAALMTTGSSQALLRRLATLEQQGAEALFGEPALQLEDILQPAMDGRGRIHLLDASRLVHEAPKVYATFLLWLLAELFEQLPERGDADKPLLALFFDEAHLLFAGTPKALQDRLEQVVRLIRSKGVGVYFVTQSPGDLPDDVLAQLGLRVQHGLRAFTAKEQKSLRAVAEGFRPNPAFDALSVLTELGIGEALVGTLQDKGTPEMVQRVLVAPPQSRIGPLTETERTVLIAGSPFKGRYDKPVDRESAYEVLMGRKGLAPEPETAPGKPAPEEPSFTEQAGEFLGTAAGQALKSAMRQAANQLGRQLVRGLMGSLLGGSKRR is encoded by the coding sequence ATGCCTGACTCATCGCAACTCGTTATCGGCGCTGACCTCGCTGGCCAGCCAATCGCCCAGGCCATGCGCCTGGCGAACCGTCACGGTTTGGTAGCGGGCGCTACCGGGACCGGTAAAACCGTTACGTTGCAGCGCCTGGCCGAAGCGTTCAGCGATGCAGGCGTGGCGGTGTTCGCGGCGGATATCAAAGGCGACTTGTGCGGCCTGGGCGCCGCCGGTAACCCTCAAGGCAAGGTCGCGGAGCGGATCGCCGGCATGCCCTGGCTGAACCATAAGCCTCAGGCGTATCCGGTAACCCTGTGGGATATTCACGGTCAGTCCGGTCATCCATTGCGCACCACCTTGAGCGAAATGGGGCCGTTGCTGCTCGGCAGCCTGCTGGAGCTGACCGACAGTCAGCAGTCGGCACTTTATGCCGCGTTCAAGGTGGCCGACCGCGAAGGGCTGTTGCTGCTGGATTTGAAGGATTTGAAGGCGCTGCTCAATCATCTGCGCGATAACCCCGAATTGCTGGGCGATGACGCGGCACTGATGACCACCGGTTCCAGCCAGGCACTGTTGCGCCGTTTGGCGACGCTGGAACAGCAGGGCGCCGAAGCGTTGTTCGGTGAACCGGCACTGCAACTGGAAGATATTTTGCAACCGGCGATGGACGGTCGCGGGCGCATCCATTTGCTCGACGCCAGCCGTCTGGTGCACGAAGCGCCGAAGGTCTACGCGACGTTCCTGCTGTGGTTGCTGGCTGAATTGTTCGAGCAACTGCCGGAACGCGGCGATGCCGATAAACCGCTGCTGGCGCTGTTTTTCGACGAGGCGCACTTGTTGTTCGCCGGTACGCCCAAGGCGTTGCAGGATCGTCTGGAGCAAGTGGTGCGGCTGATCCGTTCGAAAGGCGTGGGCGTGTATTTCGTCACCCAATCGCCGGGGGACTTGCCGGATGATGTGCTGGCTCAGTTGGGCCTGCGTGTTCAGCATGGCTTGCGCGCGTTCACCGCCAAAGAGCAGAAATCCCTGCGGGCAGTGGCCGAGGGCTTCCGGCCGAACCCGGCATTTGACGCCTTGTCGGTGTTGACTGAGCTGGGCATCGGCGAGGCATTGGTCGGCACCTTGCAGGACAAGGGCACGCCGGAGATGGTCCAGCGTGTACTGGTCGCACCGCCGCAATCGCGGATCGGGCCGCTGACCGAGACTGAGCGCACGGTGCTGATTGCCGGTTCGCCGTTTAAAGGGCGATATGACAAACCGGTTGATCGCGAATCGGCCTATGAAGTGCTGATGGGGCGCAAGGGGTTGGCGCCGGAGCCTGAAACCGCGCCGGGCAAACCTGCCCCCGAAGAGCCGAGTTTCACCGAACAGGCCGGGGAATTCCTCGGTACGGCCGCAGGACAGGCGCTTAAATCGGCGATGCGACAGGCGGCCAATCAATTGGGCCGACAACTGGTACGCGGGTTGATGGGGTCATTGCTTGGGGGCAGTAAGCGCCGCTAG
- a CDS encoding lysylphosphatidylglycerol synthase transmembrane domain-containing protein produces MSRGILLVIALLAAVLIPSLLGGGETWSRLQRFPLEWLLIMFGMILLCWVLNTLRLRLLLGDQRDKVSRLKSLGVVMSAEFAYCATPGGSGGPLTIMALLARHGVRPARGSAVFAMDQLSDLLFFLCALSAILIYALFQHLSQRLEWMLTVSAISLFGGLFSCVLMARCHRSLIRLSGRLLARFNVKEATRLRWARKLLHFLAAFTDTLKLPFQTLITVFALTCLHWVLRYSVLYLALRGLGVDLQWAWCFLIQMLSLSAGQFSLLPGGAGAAELTSAALLAPMVGKSTAAAAILIWRTVTYYFYLVVGGPVFLLMLGRPLLKKLMKFKQA; encoded by the coding sequence ATGAGCCGGGGAATTCTGCTGGTCATCGCGCTGCTCGCTGCGGTGCTCATCCCGTCGTTGCTGGGCGGCGGCGAGACATGGTCGCGGTTGCAACGCTTCCCGCTGGAATGGCTGCTGATCATGTTCGGCATGATCCTGTTGTGCTGGGTGCTCAACACCCTGCGCTTGCGCCTGTTGCTGGGCGATCAGCGTGACAAGGTGAGCCGACTCAAAAGCCTCGGGGTGGTGATGTCCGCCGAGTTCGCCTACTGCGCCACCCCCGGCGGCAGTGGTGGACCGCTGACCATCATGGCCCTGTTGGCGCGCCACGGCGTGCGGCCGGCCAGGGGCAGCGCCGTGTTCGCCATGGACCAGTTGAGCGACTTGCTGTTTTTTCTCTGCGCGCTGAGCGCGATTCTGATTTATGCACTGTTCCAGCACCTCAGTCAGCGCCTGGAATGGATGCTGACGGTCAGCGCCATCTCGTTGTTCGGCGGGCTGTTCAGCTGTGTATTGATGGCTCGCTGCCACCGTTCGCTGATTCGCCTGAGTGGTCGGTTGCTCGCCCGTTTCAATGTCAAGGAAGCGACCCGGCTTCGTTGGGCGCGAAAGCTCCTGCACTTCCTGGCGGCGTTCACCGACACACTGAAGTTACCCTTTCAAACATTGATCACGGTGTTTGCCCTGACCTGCCTGCATTGGGTCTTGCGGTATAGCGTGCTGTATCTGGCGTTACGCGGGCTGGGCGTGGACTTGCAATGGGCCTGGTGCTTTCTGATCCAGATGCTGTCATTGAGTGCGGGGCAGTTCAGTCTGTTGCCGGGCGGTGCCGGGGCGGCGGAACTGACATCGGCGGCGCTGCTGGCGCCGATGGTGGGGAAATCCACCGCGGCGGCAGCGATTCTGATCTGGCGGACGGTGACTTATTACTTCTATCTGGTGGTCGGTGGCCCGGTGTTTCTGCTGATGCTCGGGCGGCCATTGCTGAAGAAGTTGATGAAGTTCAAGCAAGCTTAA
- the secA gene encoding preprotein translocase subunit SecA — translation MFAPLLKKLFGSKNEREVKRMLKTVQLVNAFEEQMVALSDDQLRAKTNEFKARLAKGETLDKLLPEAFAVAREAGKRVMGMRHFDVQLIGGMTLHEGMIAEMRTGEGKTLVATLGVYLNALSGKGVHVVTVNDYLARRDANWMRPLYEFLGMTVGVVTPFQPPEEKRAAYAADITYGTNNEFGFDYLRDNMAFSMEEKFQRELNFAVIDEVDSILIDEARTPLIISGQAEDSSKLYIEINKLIPQLELHIEEVEGEVTKAGHYTIDEKTRQVELNEAGHQFIEEMLTRVGLLAEGESLYSAHNLGLLTHVYAGLRAHKLFHRNVEYIVQDGQVVLVDEHTGRTMPGRRLSEGLHQAIEAKENLNIQAESQTLASTTFQNYFRLYNKLSGMTGTADTEAFEFHQIYGLQVMVIPPNKPLARKDYNDLVFLTAEEKYAAIIGDIKECMAQGRPVLVGTATIETSEHMSGLLQKEGIEHKVLNAKFHEKEAEIIAQAGRPGALTIATNMAGRGTDILLGGNWEVEVASLEDPTPEQIAQIKADWQKRHQQVLESGGLQVIASERHESRRIDNQLRGRAGRQGDAGSSRFYLSLEDSLMRIFASDRVKNFMKALGMQSGEAIEHRMVTNAIEKAQRKVEGRNFDIRKQLLEFDDVNNEQRKVIYHMRNSLLAADNIGETIADFRQDVLNATVSAHIPPQSLPEQWDVSGLEAALQSDFGVALPIQQWLDEDDHLYEETLREKLLNELIAAYNEKEDQAGAEALRSFEKQIVLRVLDDLWKDHLSTMDHLRHGIHLRGYAQKNPKQEYKRESFTLFSELLDSIKRDSIRVLSHVQVRREDPEAEEQRLRQEAEALAARMQFQHDEAPGLEQPEVLGEEIDVALATAPVRNEQKLGRNELCYCGSGKKYKHCHGQIQ, via the coding sequence ATGTTTGCGCCTTTGTTAAAGAAACTTTTTGGAAGCAAGAACGAGCGTGAAGTCAAACGCATGCTCAAGACGGTGCAGCTCGTCAATGCCTTCGAAGAGCAAATGGTGGCCCTTTCGGACGATCAATTGCGTGCCAAGACCAACGAGTTCAAGGCCCGCCTCGCCAAAGGGGAAACCCTCGACAAGCTGCTGCCAGAAGCCTTTGCGGTCGCCCGCGAAGCCGGTAAGCGCGTCATGGGTATGCGCCACTTCGATGTCCAGCTGATCGGCGGCATGACCTTGCATGAAGGCATGATCGCGGAAATGCGTACCGGTGAAGGCAAGACCCTGGTGGCAACACTGGGCGTTTACCTCAACGCGCTGTCCGGCAAGGGCGTGCACGTTGTGACGGTGAACGACTACCTGGCCCGTCGTGACGCCAACTGGATGCGTCCGCTCTACGAATTCCTTGGCATGACGGTCGGCGTGGTCACGCCATTCCAGCCGCCGGAAGAGAAGCGCGCCGCTTACGCCGCCGACATCACCTACGGCACCAACAACGAATTCGGTTTCGACTACTTGCGCGACAACATGGCGTTCAGCATGGAAGAAAAATTCCAGCGCGAACTCAATTTTGCCGTGATCGACGAAGTCGACTCCATCCTCATCGACGAAGCCCGTACCCCGCTGATCATCTCCGGTCAGGCCGAGGACAGCTCCAAGCTGTACATCGAGATCAACAAACTGATCCCGCAGCTTGAATTGCACATCGAGGAAGTCGAAGGGGAAGTCACCAAGGCCGGCCATTACACCATCGACGAGAAGACCCGTCAGGTCGAACTCAACGAAGCCGGTCACCAGTTCATCGAAGAAATGCTCACCCGCGTCGGCCTGCTGGCTGAAGGCGAGAGCCTGTATTCGGCGCATAACCTGGGCTTGCTGACTCACGTCTATGCCGGCCTGCGTGCGCACAAACTGTTCCATCGCAATGTCGAGTACATCGTGCAGGACGGTCAGGTGGTGCTGGTCGACGAACACACCGGCCGTACCATGCCGGGTCGCCGTTTGTCCGAAGGTCTGCACCAGGCCATCGAAGCCAAGGAAAACCTGAACATCCAGGCCGAGAGCCAGACCCTGGCGTCGACCACGTTCCAGAACTACTTCCGTCTGTACAACAAGCTGTCCGGCATGACCGGTACCGCGGACACCGAAGCGTTCGAATTCCATCAGATCTATGGCCTGCAGGTCATGGTCATCCCGCCGAACAAGCCGTTGGCGCGTAAAGACTACAACGACCTGGTGTTCCTGACCGCCGAAGAGAAATACGCGGCGATCATCGGCGACATCAAGGAGTGCATGGCTCAGGGCCGTCCAGTGCTGGTGGGTACCGCCACCATCGAAACGTCCGAGCACATGTCCGGCCTGCTTCAGAAGGAAGGCATCGAACACAAGGTTCTGAACGCCAAGTTCCACGAAAAAGAAGCCGAAATCATCGCTCAGGCCGGTCGTCCGGGTGCACTGACCATCGCCACCAACATGGCCGGTCGTGGTACCGACATCCTGTTGGGCGGTAACTGGGAAGTGGAAGTGGCTTCGCTGGAAGACCCGACCCCTGAGCAGATTGCCCAGATCAAGGCCGACTGGCAGAAACGTCACCAGCAAGTGCTGGAGTCGGGCGGCTTGCAGGTGATCGCTTCCGAGCGTCACGAATCGCGTCGTATCGACAACCAGTTGCGCGGTCGTGCCGGTCGTCAGGGCGACGCCGGTTCCAGCCGTTTCTACCTGTCGCTGGAAGACAGCCTGATGCGCATCTTCGCCTCTGACCGGGTGAAGAACTTCATGAAGGCGCTGGGCATGCAGTCCGGTGAAGCGATCGAGCACCGCATGGTGACCAACGCCATCGAGAAGGCTCAGCGCAAGGTTGAAGGCCGCAACTTCGACATCCGTAAGCAGCTGCTTGAGTTCGACGACGTCAACAACGAACAACGTAAAGTGATCTATCACATGCGTAACAGTTTGTTGGCCGCCGACAACATTGGCGAAACCATTGCCGATTTCCGTCAGGACGTGCTCAACGCAACCGTCAGCGCACACATTCCGCCACAATCGCTGCCTGAGCAGTGGGACGTGTCCGGTCTGGAAGCGGCGTTGCAGAGCGACTTCGGTGTGGCGCTGCCGATCCAGCAATGGCTCGACGAAGACGACCACCTGTACGAAGAAACCCTGCGTGAGAAGCTGCTCAACGAACTGATCGCCGCGTACAACGAGAAAGAAGACCAGGCCGGTGCCGAAGCACTGCGCTCCTTCGAGAAGCAAATCGTACTGCGCGTGCTCGACGACCTGTGGAAAGACCACCTGTCGACCATGGATCACCTGCGTCACGGCATTCACTTGCGTGGTTATGCGCAGAAGAACCCGAAGCAAGAGTACAAGCGCGAGTCCTTCACCTTGTTCTCCGAGCTGCTGGATTCGATCAAGCGCGACTCGATTCGTGTGCTGTCGCACGTTCAGGTGCGCCGCGAAGATCCGGAAGCCGAAGAGCAACGTCTGCGTCAGGAAGCCGAGGCGCTGGCTGCGCGCATGCAGTTCCAGCACGACGAAGCGCCTGGCCTGGAGCAACCGGAAGTGTTGGGTGAAGAGATCGATGTAGCTCTCGCCACCGCACCGGTTCGCAACGAGCAGAAGCTGGGCCGTAACGAGCTGTGCTACTGCGGCTCGGGCAAGAAGTACAAGCATTGCCACGGGCAGATCCAGTAA
- the argJ gene encoding bifunctional glutamate N-acetyltransferase/amino-acid acetyltransferase ArgJ: MAVGLGPLPTLHPVAGFELGIASAGIKRPGRKDVVVMRCAEGSTVAGVFTLNAFCAAPVILAKQRVQGPVRYLLTNTGNANAGTGEPGLAAAERTCAKLAELTGVDASLVLPYSTGVIGEPLPVEKIEGALQAALDDLSENNWEAAATGIMTTDTLPKGASRQFQHDGVTITVTGISKGAGMIRPNMATMLGYIATDAKVSREVLQNLLLDGANKSFNRITIDGDTSTNDCCMLIATGKAALPEITRAEGELFAKLKQAVFEVCMDVAQAIVRDGEGATKFVTVEVNGGGNHQECLDVGYTVAHSPLIKTALFASDPNWGRILAAVGRAGVPNLDVSKIDVFLGEVCIASRGARSATYTEAQGAAVMQQEEITIRIELGRGDCSETIWTTDLSHEYVKINAEYRT; encoded by the coding sequence ATGGCTGTTGGTCTTGGTCCTTTGCCAACGTTGCACCCGGTTGCCGGTTTTGAACTCGGTATCGCCTCGGCCGGTATCAAGCGCCCGGGGCGCAAGGATGTCGTGGTCATGCGCTGTGCCGAAGGTTCCACCGTGGCGGGCGTGTTCACCCTGAACGCTTTTTGCGCCGCTCCCGTGATCCTGGCCAAGCAACGCGTGCAAGGTCCGGTACGTTACCTGCTGACCAACACCGGCAATGCCAACGCCGGCACCGGCGAACCAGGCCTGGCCGCCGCCGAGCGCACCTGCGCCAAGCTGGCCGAGCTGACTGGCGTTGATGCCAGCCTGGTGCTGCCGTATTCCACCGGCGTGATCGGCGAACCGCTGCCGGTCGAGAAAATCGAAGGCGCGTTGCAAGCTGCCCTCGATGATTTGTCGGAAAACAACTGGGAAGCTGCCGCCACCGGCATCATGACCACCGACACTCTACCCAAGGGCGCCAGCCGTCAGTTCCAGCATGACGGCGTGACCATCACTGTCACCGGCATCAGCAAAGGCGCGGGCATGATTCGCCCGAACATGGCGACCATGCTCGGTTACATCGCCACCGACGCCAAAGTCTCCCGCGAGGTGCTGCAAAACTTGCTGCTGGACGGCGCCAACAAGTCGTTCAACCGCATCACCATCGACGGCGACACCTCGACTAACGACTGCTGCATGCTGATCGCCACCGGCAAGGCCGCACTGCCGGAAATCACCCGTGCCGAAGGCGAGCTGTTCGCCAAGTTGAAACAAGCGGTATTCGAAGTGTGCATGGACGTGGCCCAGGCCATCGTGCGTGACGGCGAAGGCGCGACCAAGTTCGTCACCGTTGAAGTCAACGGCGGCGGCAATCACCAGGAATGCCTGGACGTCGGTTACACCGTGGCCCACTCGCCGCTGATCAAGACTGCGCTGTTCGCCTCCGACCCGAACTGGGGCCGCATCCTGGCCGCTGTAGGCCGTGCCGGTGTACCGAACCTGGACGTGAGCAAGATCGACGTATTCCTTGGCGAGGTGTGCATCGCCAGCCGTGGCGCGCGTTCTGCCACCTACACCGAAGCCCAGGGCGCGGCGGTGATGCAGCAGGAAGAAATCACCATCCGCATCGAGCTGGGTCGCGGCGATTGCAGCGAAACCATCTGGACCACCGACCTGTCCCACGAATACGTGAAGATCAACGCCGAGTACCGCACGTAA